Part of the Musa acuminata AAA Group cultivar baxijiao chromosome BXJ3-10, Cavendish_Baxijiao_AAA, whole genome shotgun sequence genome, AACAGCAGTCCCTTCCCACCTCCCAACCTAGACAGTACACAGAAAACTGGTTGATTTTATATCTTCCGCTCTTTCTTTATTGGTTGTTTAACTACTTATTTTCGGAAGTGAAATACCTCCAAAATTTCATTAATATGATATGATTAGTGGAAAACACTACCACTAAGACATTGCAATATTGTAGGTACTTCATTCGTTATTTTCAACATAAAGCATCATGAAAAGTTCAACCACATCAAGGCCGGATTTTAGAGACACGGAATGAAATAGTTATGTATCTTCCAACAGGCCTGAGTTTTGTAATGTCAGTATTGTCAGAAGTAATCTGCATTCAGCCAAAAAGCAAGAATCATCATGAAGGTTTTGAAAACATGCATGTTTATGTAATAAGCCAAATGTTGGGTATGTCGTCAATTTATCAGGATGACCGCTATAAGTCCACCGGTTTATCTCCATTGTTCACATGATCAATAAATTCATCATAGCTGGCCTAAATCAAGATTAACCCCGAGAAAATTATCATCTCGACAAGAATATTAATGCCACATAGATGTATCCATCTGTACCACAGAAGCTTACCATTATTAATCTGCCACCCGAATGGAGTATCCGCGCTAGCCGTGGACCACTGCttggcaccaccaccaccactaccaccaCGATTAACCCAGGAGCTAGTAGACGACTCGGGGACCTTGTCTAGGGCCCTTCCATCCTTCTTTGCGCCGCTACTGCCAACACCACCACTCTTTCCTCTGGCCATCGAAGTCGACAAAGCCGATGATGAGGCAGTGCCGTTGGTGCCTCTAGACAAGTTGCTACTCCCGGAACCCGACATCCCATGCTCCACGCGCAGACCCTCCTGTGGCAACGGCCCGGATCTAGTCTTGATCCTGTTTAGGCCGAGTGAGGAGGCCAGGATCGGGGAGAGGGACGCCGCCGCTGGCCCGGCCCCGTCCTTGGCCGCCGCCGGCCCTTTCCGGAGCTTGGCGGGGGCGGAGAAAGATGCGGCGGGCGGAGGGGAGGGCTTGGGGGAGGGGGCATGTACAGCCTCCTTACCCTTGGAATCCTTCCCATCATTAcccttcttcttctgctgctgctgctgcaggtggTGCTTCTCGACGGCATCCTTGATGAGGGTATGACGGGGGGTGGAGGCGGCGGCGTCGTTGGACTTGGCCTTCTTCTTGTCGGATCTAGCTGTGGAGGGGGATCCGTCGGGGCTGGACGAGGAGTCCGACTTCTTGGAGGAGAAGAAGCGCCCCTTGAACAccatctctccctctcctcttcttcaaGAAACCGAGGGCTAGTCTCCTCCGCACTGAGGAGCGAAGCCGTGGATGGTCGGAACTCGGAAGCGCCAGTCGTGAGGGCGAGGGTGGCGCTTCGGACAAGTCTTGGGGATTACCTTTCGTTGGTGAGCGAGACAGCGACGAGCAAAAGTAGGAGAGAGTGCGGAGTGCGGAAAGAACGATACTCGGTGACCTCAGGATTAGGTTAGACTGCGCTTTTGGCTTGAGTGCAGACCTGGGTTTGACACGTGTCCAGGATTGGGTCCCATCATTGAAATTTGAATCTCGAACGTTTCATATCCTTTCGCGCAACGCtggtaataaaaaattattgtattataaatatattattatgtttatattataattttctatGGGTGATCGATTAATTTTGTTATCATTGGTATGATAATAGATTGTCCCTCCCCCTTCTTCTGTTTTGTGGAATGATGAAGGCATAGATAATTTTTCTGTCGATGAGGACacgaaatatatataaaaatagtgtactatttaaaaaaaaacaaaaaaaaaaacattttctgatcttcgattatatatatatttatatatatatatatgtatacatatatatgtcctTCTCTGGCTAAAACCTTCTTGTTGGCCGCAGAATAAACTCAACGAGGGACACCCTGGTCCGCGTCAATGGCGAAGGGGACGTGCGGCAGCCCAGGATAGCTCTCACAGCGAATCGCAAGACAGCCTGAACTCGACGTTCCGAAACCAACCTCGTTCCACGCACGCCGCTGCCCTTGGTCCATAAAAGGCGGCGGCCTGCCTTCGTCGTCGACGTGACGCCCCCCCTTGTCGTCCCAAGCTGCGCGCCATGGCTGCCGCTAACCTCGTCCTCCTGGGCGGCGCCATCATCCTGGCGTGGTGTGCCACCCTGGCGCGCGGCCTGGGTGACGGGGTGGTGGTCGACGGGGACGTCACCTACTTGCTCCCCTGCATGGAGAGCCTGGCACCGTGCCAGACGGAGATGGACTTGGCAACGCTGACGCCGGCGTGCTGTGATCCTATGAAGGACTTGATAAAGCGCGACCACCGGTGCGTCTGCTCCATGTTCTTCGACGACCGTGTTCTGGCCTTCATCAACGTTACACGCGAGAAGGCCGTGGACATGAGGGTGAAATGCCGCATCAAGGTCGACCACCATTACTGCGACGGGTACGTTAATGGTGAGCGTCTGCCCTCTCCCCTCTCCCCTCTCCCCTCTCTGCCCTCCAACTTCTCCATTTACCTGATCTTGCGAAACTCAGTATCCATTTGTGCTCTGTGAGCGTGCAGCTACAGAGCGAGCAACAGCATTGTCGCCTCGGGGCATGACAACGATAGCGGCTGCGGCTCCCGCGGAAGGTAAACACACAATAAGCCTTCAGCGGTCTCTTTGCACGGAAGAGGAGATGATAAAAGGCCATCGGCCATTGCTAATGCTACGACGCATACTTCCTTGTCATATTTAAGATAAATATTTCAACGTGACATCTCTGTTTTGGCTTTCTCAGGAACAACAAACAGAGCAGCTGCCGAAGGTGGATCGGCGAGTAGGTTGGCCATAATTCTGCTGAGCAAGATGGTATTGTTGATCTTCCAGTACAAGATATGAGTTCCCTTCGCTCCACTCCCAGCATGGAGAGCTTTGGAGTATACATTCGATGTACtggatcttccttttcttctctctctctctctctctccaatcatTATCCATGTTTCCAAGGTTGAATCCTAGAACCGAGTTACAGAAGAAACAGGCGACAGACCACATCAACAGTTCTTGTGCCGTGGATCAAGAAACGATGCTTACCATGAAAATTCTGGGCTCTGATCGCTACTTGTTAAATCACTACACATCTAAACTAATTTGCGTTATCTCTTCAAAATGCGATCTTCGCTTCGGCTTCTATAGAATCATACATACCATTGTCTGTATGATTGTAAGGTGCTGTCTGCAGATGCTGTGCACAAACTGTTGCTGGGTTTGCACCTGCAAACTTGGGTAGGGGAGAGCTAATGCTGTCGACAAAAGGTGAAGTGACTGCTGCACCCCGGGAATTCATCTATCTATCTTTTGTTTTGATTGGCATGAGATCTCCCTCTGTAGTATGATTCTCTCATCTATTCAGGATAAATCCTTACTGCGTCATAATAAGCGGGCAGAAGGGATCCACAAGCCAAATCCTAAAACACAATAATAGATCCATTTTAATTGATAGCAAGAGTTAAAACGACAAGGTGCGGTGCAAAATAAGCTGAACTTCGACTCAGCTGCCTGTTCTGGTGGTAGTGGTAGATGCCGCAGCATCTGATTCTAGTTATACACGTATAGACGACTCACATACATGATACAAGTTTCCTCTTAAGACTTATAAACAAACAGGATATGTCAAGGCAGGTGCACAAGATCGACGATGCTCCAAATAGTTAGAGGCCGCTGGCGCCTGGAATGCTGACCCATTGCAGCTGCAGTTCCACTTCACCGCGTTCGACATCTTTAAGGCGAAGGACGAGGTCCTGAAGCACCTTGCCATCTGACCAGTATATGGCACTCTCGTCGGCCAAGCAGTTTTGCCTGCTCGGCGCCACCTTTGTTATCATGGTGCCATTTGGAACGCCTTGCAAGTTCATCCTCACAGCTTCCACAAATGGACGTATGTCAAACTCAGCATTGCCCATAGGATCGTCCAGGCTGAATGTGTCCTTGTCATACACCTCCTGCATAATAACCATCATCAGTGTCAAGATGATTGATGATAACCATTGGAAACAATACCAATtgatatccaacttcagcttctccaGGTAAACACGAGTTGAGAATGCTCGACCCCGATATACAAGCCCAACCAGCAAAGActttattttttgcatcttttgttAGAAAAAAGATGGGGTTGCAACCAAGCAGTATTATCCGAAAATAAACTGCAGTGTTTCAAACTGGATGGCATCATTATTAATAAAAAGTTCTGTTCAAACATATGATACCAGAGAGCAAGAGTCTATTATCCCAACAACAATTTCATCATCCAAAATGCATAAGCTGATAAAATTTAGCAAGAGAATTCAGTAAACTTTCTTCAATATTAGGTTGAGTAAGATTTGAGTAAAATTGAGTAAACTTTCGTCAATGAAAAATTGAGTAAGATTGTGGCGGTGTCGTTCTGGGAAAACACCTTAAATTTTTATCGTTGCTTCTGCATGTATctcgtgttaagtccaaaagaaaGCTTTGAAATGCATAACAAGACATTGTGGCTTCTGGAATTCCCAGACACGTTTGCCGGTTTGGGAACCTTCAATGGGAAAATATGgatgttcaaacttcaaacatGATAGGACTCGCTAGTAATTACTGGTGATAATGCTAGTGCATTTGACACAAACGGCACCATACCAAATCAGCTAATGTTAAAGTACAGCTGCTACTTAATAGATGAACAGTTTATTTACCAATAAACCTAAATGTACTCACAAAGAGTGGTCAAGGTGGAGGTTGGATATAGATCCATCAAACAAATTTATTTGCGGTAGATGATTCCTGCTCAACCCAGTTGTAAATGGGTTAATTCTAAGATTTAGGTTTCCTGACCAATCCAAGGTGTACTCATGCAATTAACTCTCCTTGACTATcgattatatgaaatagtgactcATTCATAAATATTCAATTATCTTATTTAGAAGGAAAATAACCACTTCTGCACGTAGTTGcttacaaaaatttgaagcaactGCATGAAGATAAAAAGATTTCAGTATATTGTGTCCAAATAATAGGGGAAAAAAAATCTCCTGCTGTCACTGGATAGTGACAAGTAGCAAAGTGACAGAGAAACATACAAGTCTCACTGGAAGGGCAGGATCTTCAACAGAAAGTGTCAGCTCCTCATTCCAAATGGGATTAGTATTACGCTTTATCACCCGAGTCTTCAGTTTCTGCACGAAGATGGACGAACAGACAATAATATAAATATGAGCAACATAGCAGTTGATGGACTAGACACATAAACTAGACATGGCATATGTAAGCAATTATACATCACGTAAGACATACTAGGACGATTTATCATCATGACACATAACCAATGAAGCATCAGATAGAAATTCTAGGCAAATATTACTATCAAGGATCCAGATAGAGAATCAAATAGAAGACATCAAAGACAATTGATTATATCAGAAAGTTCTCTTGCATAGAATTCACAACAGGATATACTAGGATAAAAACTATAGATATTAGTCCCAGAGCTAATACATAGGATCAAGTAATTataagaaatcaaaatgtaatgaAAAAGTGCATTATACAATGGCAATCATGTGAGAAGATTCAGTATAACTTGAAGAATCTTAGGCGAAAAGAGCTAACATCAAACAGAAAAGAAACTACATATAACAGAAAATCTTTTACAATGTAGGTGTATTCCATACAGTACTGCAAAAACAGCATGAGATTCAAGTGTAAGACCGAAAGTAAAAGAAACATACAACTTGTATGCATATGTGATCTCAATCTATCCTCCAGAAGACTGCAGATTACAAAAATACAACACGCTTTGTATGTACAGAATACAAGCCTTTAATATATAAGACACTAATACCAGATGATTATCCTAATACACAATATCAATACTGGAATCACAAAAGAATGTGACTATTTAGTTAAACATCACTTTTTCTCTAGGCTTACTAGAGCTAATGGTGCTTCACCAAGATCCATTTTTCAATGCTGCAATAAAGGTTTTTTGCGGAATTATCAACATGTATCTACCAAAATTAATCTAAAATCATATAATTTCTGAGAGAAGCAGAGAAAACAACAGAAATGATTTCTTAAAAGCCCAAAATAAATTCAAAACAAAAATAGTCAAAATGATGCCAAGCATAACAAAAGATCCCCTTAACCAATTTGCAATCTATTTGAAAGTACAATTCAAATCACAGGCAGCTGTTCATGCTGGAGCTTACATACCAAAATTCCAAGAGATACTACGACTAATGTCAATTATGTCATGGCTTATCCTGGTCTCTTCACATGGGCATCCATCTCACAGCTCAGTACCGGAGAGTGTGATTATTGGCCTGATAGCCAAAACTGTGATAACCAAATATAGTCCCACATCTGGTGTGGATTATAGCTTGAGTAGCGTACGACTCACTACCTGTCCAAAAATACCTTTTGAGTGCTCCTTTTTGAGGATTTGACCTATGTGTAAACTAAAAGGAAAGACAATTGATTTGGTTCAGTTTGTGATGTAAAGTCCCCCATACCAAATTCTGATGTTGACTAAATCTTGATCTGATGCTACTCCAAACTGACTTCAAAGAAACACTAACGGCCCACGATCTAGGATGCCAGACTTTCATCATTAAGAATACACCATATAAACCAAATGTTCATTCATCTGCATATGCAAAATTCCAAGCCATGTGTAGCAACTTTCACATCTCCTAACTAAAAAGACCCATAATCACCAAGCGGTTCCTCTTGCCAAAACCTAACAGGCAAGGTAAGCAATCTGAAGCAGCAAGACAATCTTTCTAATATTCTGTTGTTCTatatgttgatgacttcttcgtaGGGAAAAAGTAAACAAAAACTAATAAAACATGTACATAGTCACcccaaaaaaaaagaggaaagggtaagaacaacaacaaacaaaatgTTGAAAAGGTCTAAAAACAGGCATTTAACAATTTTGAATGTTTCTTTCTCATTAAAAATGTGTCAGTCAACAAAATGAAATAAATCTACTCGACCCACAAAtacgtgtgatgtgtgtgtaaaGCACAGGGCTATAGAGAGCTGAGGCACAACAGAAAATTAAGTTGTCATGGAGCAGCTTCAGATCGAGTCTCAGATTCAATTAGTTTACCGGTGAACAGAACAaggatttcttttattttttcttctttttttgtcggATGCAAGAACTATTAGTTCGGAAGGAACTTTTACGGAGATGAAATCTTTCTTTGTAGCAATGTCCGagtcacaaaagaaaaagaaaatgaaaataatCAACTAAGTTCAATTTATGTTTCTTCGTAGCAATCAAGAATTAGATTATGCTCCTACCTACCTACAGATGTCCGAGTGGAAAAGAGACGATCAAGAATCAACTAGTTTCTTCGTAGCAATGGCCAAGCAAAGCAATCAAGAAGCAACTAATTCAGCTCTGCGCTTTCGCGGCCCTCGAGGGTGCACCTACACACCTCATTTCCTAAATCCTAAATCCTAAATCTTCTTGTAATTTATTTTCCATCCTTCGTCTCTTCTTTCCGGATCCGTCCTTCTCTTTTCTATCTTTCTCGGATCATCGCAACTCCTGACCGTTTCTTGACTCTTGACATGATCTTCAGACACATGACACTCCCCATCCcagttcgatccgaagatccccgCCATCTCGGTAGGAACCTTCCCCGCGCCGACCATCCAAAGGCTCGATCAAGAAACAAGCCTCGGGACGATCGACGCGAAGTCGCACGCCTCGCTGCTACAAGAAGGAGAGGTGGGTGTAGGGCGAACCTGTTTGCCCATCTTGAGGATGACATAGGGGTCGCTGCTCCGCAAGTCCCGTACGGCGAGGTTCACACCCCGCAGCACCCGCACCTTGAGCAGCCCCAGCATGTGCTCTCCACCGCCGATCCCTCAACCTCTCCCGCCCCCCACCGTCGTCCGCTCTCCTCCCGCGCAGCAGAATGCGACGAAACGGCATTCACGGAGTAAAAGAGCCGGCGCGGACTGCCCCACCGCCGACCTTGGCTCGGCCGTACCAACTttctctattattattattattattattattattattattattattattattattattattattattattatactataTAACATTTTCGTGTTTAGATGACCTTTGAGTTATTTTCTATTTTCAcgcttatttttattttattttattgtatgAACGTAAACTTGATGTGAGACTTCCAATTTATCCCCCAAAAAAAATCTTGAATTATTTATACGATCGAGTATTctattatttctatggatttcgtatTAGATAGGAAGAGAAGTTCAAATGGAAACAATATGAGTTCTTAATATCGCAATATTAATCTACAATaagtttgatatatatataataataataataattgactgAATAATTTGTGTAAAATCTAAATCCAAATTAACGTTAATACACTTATCGTTTAAaatcatttttaatattaaacAAAATCGAGATGTTATGGGTATGAATCAAAATATTAGCCAACATCGTGATTGACCAGCAATTTCCACTCCCTCGACGAACGGATGCAATCGACGTCGAGGATCGAAAGCAATGCAAGAGGACGACGGTGGTATTTGGGTGCACAGAATCGATTGGATGACACCCCCCCCATGGAGTTTGTGTGGATCGCATGGACTGGCCTTTTTCCATGCGCTTCGGAGGAGATAAATGTTTGAATCGATCGAGAGAGAGTCGTCTCATTTTGTTTTTATCTATCTGCAGACCttaaggtagagagagagagagagagagagagagagaagaagaagaagaaaaaacctATACAACATGACTGAACCTTTAATACTCGGAAGAAGTGAAAGATGTTATGTCTATCACTCGACGATCCAAGCTTAGGCATCCAAGGAGGCTGATAGAAATGGTGAAGCTaagctggaggaggaggaggaacgaaCCTGGTTGCCCATTCTGAGGATGACATAGGGGTCGCTGCTTGTGAAGTCACGGACGGCGAGGTTAACCCCTCGCTGCACTCGAACCCTCAGGAGACCCAGCAAGTGGTCCGCCATCTCTCCCCTCAGCTTCACCACCACAGGGGGAAGACTGATGCAGCAGTGGGGAAGGAGTCTCtcagagatagatagatagatagatagatagagagagagagagagagagagagagagaccaccaCAGGGGGAAGAATGATGCAGCAATGGGGAAGGAGTCTCtcagagatagatagatagatagatagatagatagatagagagagagagagagagagagagagagagagagagagagactgcacCAGTTGTGCTTCCCCTGGGAGTATCAACCGGTTGTATAGCTAAGGTAAGGAGGAGAGGAATAAACGAGAGAGACATCGTAGCACATAAAAAAGCACAGGGTTGTGATACAAAGGCAATAATAATAAAGATGACTTACTCTCGGCAGGATTCCAACTACCTTTACATTAAAAATAACTGTAAGATTCCaactactaataataataatctcataAAACAATACAAAGATTGAATTTTTGTTATTTGTCTGATTCATCTCTATTCGATAAGAATAGTATTTTCACGACTTCAATTGTGATCGCAGAGAAATAATGTTGTTACAACATCGACTTTGCCCCCTTAAAATAAGATTCCAACGGGGGTgacatgaaagaagaaaaagaccatAAGGTTGGAAACCAAGTCTTTGCTTCACCATTTCTACATAGAAAATAGACTGATGAGGACAAGATGGGTTGTAGCTAAGAATTGGTCAGAGAACACCGTGTGTTGGGTCATGCCAATAGGGACACTTGTACTACGACAAAGGCCGGCATTTGTTGTTTTCTCTCATTCCTGAAGACTATTTGAAttcacgaagagagagagagagaagaagatacTGACAGccgtaaagaagaagaaaaagaaatcccTGTTGACTAGTGTTCTTATCTTCAACAACAGGACCGGATGTTTGAATCTTTATTAAGAATAATGACTAATAAGATGTTGGAAGAATTCAATTTGTTCTCACTTTTCACCCACTTGTGCTTGTGGGAGAAAATCATATTCGGGTTTAGAACATTACcactgccttttttttttttttcctcacaaATTCCTTATGCATGCTTAGAACATTGACGATGATGATTATGATAAGAAAAATTCGAACGATCATATGCGGTATCGTCGAGCATGAATGAGCTCCTTCTAATAAAACAATAAAATTCAACGAAGATTTGGTTCATCCCACATGTATCCGTCGTGGTTATTCtatttttctatattatttaAACTTGTATGTAATCATTGAGAGTCGAAATATTttacataaaataaatattttattaaaaatattgattttctATATTCTTTAGACTTGTATGTAATTATTGAGAGTCGAAATATTCTACATAACATATATATTTCACTAAAAAGTTTGATTTTAGTTCAAAATAATCAATATATAGAATCAGAACAAGTGATTGCTAAGATTCATGTTTGAACGTCCACTTTCCATTTTAAAGAGAATGTACGAAAATATATTTATTCTGAATCAAAGGGAGAATTcatctattataaaaaatatgatagtaTTCATCTATTATAAAAAAATGTCATTTATGGATATTAACGAGAGATCCGTGCAGATCCAGTAAAGTATCTTTTTCGCTCCATAAGGATCAAGATCAAATGAATGTTTATTCTTTTTCTATCGAAGAAATAACTAATGTCCATTGTTGGATAATTAtagtaaaaaaataagaaaattattgactaTTCAATAAGACATGATCAAACGATATCTAATGGTTACTGGAATTTCATATATCCTTCTATTATCCAAGGAAATTTTTATTTCTTGACAAAAAAGTaaagaaatagattcatcaccccattacaatatgatgagagaaagaactaataccttattttagtatttcgatcgaaataccaaaacaAGGTATTTAATGTAGAAATAATATTCTTGCTTATTTTGATGATCCACGATATAGAAGAAACAATTCAAGAATTACTAAATATGGGACTGTAGAGGtcaattcaatcataaaaaaagatgatttgaTTGAGTATTGAGGATCAAAAGAATTTTGTCCGAAATACCAAATGAAAGTAGATTGGTTTTTTTTCGGTCTCGAAGAAGTGCATATCTTACATGGATCTTCGTTGATAATGGTCCGAAATAATAGTATCATCGGAGTAGATGCACAATTCACTTACGGATTAGTccgagtagaaagaaaaaaaaactaaaaatatttttcggaGATATTTATTTTCTAGAGAGAGGTATATAAGATAACGGCATTTTGATACCATTGGAAACAAGAAAAAATTCTtaggaataaaaaaaatgaaaaatttgGATCTATGTTGAACGGATCACACCTACCAAGAAAAAGTGGAAAAAGATAATGTCTAACTTAGAGTTATCAATTATATCATTTATGAAAATGGCAAATCAATTCGAgaaatttctcttacaagttatTCAATTAGTTCACCAAAAGGTTCACGCTTACTCTGTTGAGGTAAGAATTTATCTCAACACTTAATTGAATATTTCATAAGATTAatgtaatataaattaaaataactaTTTACTTTAATCAATTACAAAAAATCATTATAAAAAACTTAGTTCTCAATCCTCTGAATCTATTTTGAgtattagaaatatttttttttatttatacccATAACACAATATTGTATGAAGAAGTTTACTTTTCGaaaacaaaaatcaaatcctaacaCGTTAAATAACCAAAATCTTTTGTgaccatcgtcatcatcatcatcgaataAACTTGAAAATTGGGATTCAGAATATAATAATATCGAAGAGACTTTTCTATCTGTTAAGCCCGTAATAAAAAATTGGTGGCTGCTAATTATTACCTTAAAACAGTTAGACAAGTAATTTAGGATTAAGGTGGTTAAAATCACGCCTTCACCTTTAGCCTTTGATCTCAAACGTCTGCTAGCTCGTAGTCATTTACCTATCAACATGGTGGCACTGATCTAACAATTATTTATCCTCGAGATATATTATATTGATGTATCAGAATTAATCATCCCTCCTAATGAGGACTAGAAGATTTCACACGACACCAGATAAAAGATTGCAACAATGATATATAATTTAGTTGTTTAGAAATTGCAAATTGAATTGAATACTTTATATATGAATTCAGATGAAAATATGACTCAACATAAAACTTGATATGAGTAAATATATTGGACAGAGAACATTTTTTATAGATTCAAAGAAATTTTCACTGAAAGAAAAAACGATTTTAATGCAAAATACTCATAATTTTCCAATCAGTATTCTCATTTTAAGTActtctaatttaaaaaatatttaaattatcccTCGATAATTTGGTCTACATGAAGACTCGAGGAACATAagctgagctagcaattttgtttgAGATCAGCAGACGTCAAAAGTACTTGGAACAACGGAGAGAATAAAATCGAAGGCAGAGAACAATGGAGGAAGAAGCATACGAGAGGAGGGGATCAGTATGTTGCATGGAATGGTCAACGTCCTTCACAGCTGCATTCGCAGCTGAAGCACGGTCGCCGGTGCTCGCCCCCACGCTTCAACTTGCTCGCCTCGTACTTGCCCGCCAAATCGTCGAACACGTAGCCGGCACCGACGCCGACGGCCAAGTCGATGGTGTAGTGGCCTCTCGAGGCGAGCAGCCTCACGCTCTGCAGCAGGTTGAGGGAATCGAAGACCCGGGCCATGCCCCACCTCCTCGTCCTTCTCATGTCCAAGGATGCGATCACGGCCCCTGCGACATGgccggagaagaagaggaagaaggacacGTTGCCCACGGGGAAATCCACTCCTGAACCCTGAAAACCCTGCACCAGGGATCGAGACCCCGCATAAGCTGGACCAGCAGAGACCGAGAAAGCCGAGGGGGAAGcgaccaagaagaagaagaagaagaagcgtacCTGAGGCAACGGGAGCTGGGTGGAGCAGCCGAGAATCCCCCTGCAAGTGAACATGAAGAGAGCCGCGATGGTCGGACGTGGCCTCCCCTCCACCAGGAAGGTCCACACTATATACACGGTCTGCATACCCACGAAGACCTGAGAAAAATATACGGCCAATCTCCATGAAACCATCAACCACTACAAATCCAAGAAGGCATACCTCTCCTACTCCGCCCCTGACATGACGGCCTAATCTATTTAATTAATAAGTAAGGAGGAAACTAAATCCACTAATGTCAGATATTGACATGTTAAGCTCGATTGAATTTTCCATGATGAAACGAACACGATCGAATCGTTGATACGATACATCTACCACAACTGGTGATCATATGATGTTGAAACCAATTAGCCATTGACGATATGATACGAGCAATTACCAAGATGCTACAGAAGCCACGTATTTCATACGTTTCATCTGGACCAA contains:
- the LOC135651755 gene encoding GTPase activating protein 1-like isoform X2, giving the protein MADHLLGLLRVRVQRGVNLAVRDFTSSDPYVILRMGNQKLKTRVIKRNTNPIWNEELTLSVEDPALPVRLEVYDKDTFSLDDPMGNAEFDIRPFVEAVRMNLQGVPNGTMITKVAPSRQNCLADESAIYWSDGKVLQDLVLRLKDVERGEVELQLQWVSIPGASGL
- the LOC135651755 gene encoding GTPase activating protein 1-like isoform X1; translated protein: MLGLLKVRVLRGVNLAVRDLRSSDPYVILKMGKQKLKTRVIKRNTNPIWNEELTLSVEDPALPVRLEVYDKDTFSLDDPMGNAEFDIRPFVEAVRMNLQGVPNGTMITKVAPSRQNCLADESAIYWSDGKVLQDLVLRLKDVERGEVELQLQWVSIPGASGL
- the LOC135651754 gene encoding phosphatidylcholine:diacylglycerol cholinephosphotransferase 1-like, encoding MTAENGGSTTHLCVQRKAAEGTRVTLGIANHDHGSEIDPRRPPPLPSSPGVKDGNRMGTPSPPPVPLLPPQGPSFAGWSIDGLAGVARRHPLLCAFAFSLLFFMGVEYTIPMVPSTSPPLDLGFIATKPLNRALATAPALNTLLAALNTVFVGMQTVYIVWTFLVEGRPRPTIAALFMFTCRGILGCSTQLPLPQGFQGSGVDFPVGNVSFFLFFSGHVAGAVIASLDMRRTRRWGMARVFDSLNLLQSVRLLASRGHYTIDLAVGVGAGYVFDDLAGKYEASKLKRGGEHRRPCFSCECSCEGR